A single genomic interval of Peribacillus sp. FSL H8-0477 harbors:
- a CDS encoding DEAD/DEAH box helicase has protein sequence MSFHLTKKSIKEMCGVTAYRRGEAYLKANQVVIEHYDSTICEAAVKGDFHVILESNESGDAHAQCSCPTLGSFTKHCQHIAAVMLYVQQHLLSLESTNTQTTEEDTISQVDLQLTNDILGLFSKKQLKLKTIETPFDSRQPFDVEMIFKPFPIDDGKYLFGVEIKAGLKRKLIVQNLREFLEKIERKERYFFSPSFSYDPEEHYIPKEIGMILQQLILIHHNEQDYLDRRFSIDVTGKRLLLVPPASWENMLPLLISSPFAKIEHNGHTIEEIFPVFEKTPLYFEFDESPSSGFQLSVLGLTNITVMEAYGYILSEDKILKLSAEDCLTVGGLKQTLDRTGKHQFQIHESQMEHYLAKVIPGLRKLGTVHISEAVTGQLVKKSLKAKLYLDRVNNNLLAGLEFHYGQLVINPLEEENHERKSGAILIRDNETEAKILQIMDDSSFAKTEGGYFMHNEELEYHFLYHVVPQMKDLVELFASTSVKARIHRSSPRPRIRVDADNRTDWLVFRFDLEGIPESEISNLLGSLEAKHRYYRLPNGSLMTLESTELAEIKRLMKELDLAEKDLAQEFRLPLVRGFQLLDSLEDNPSVSIGDSFRELVETMKNPSQLTFDLPKSLEHVLRGYQKQGFQWLKTLAHYRFGGILADDMGLGKTLQSIAYMVSVLPEIRKYKLPILVVTPSSLTYNWLNELTKFSPEIEAVIVDGDQAERRQILREATEVDVIITSYPLLRSDLTEYSRRSFHSLFLDEAHTFKNPTTQTAKAVKKLKADYIFALTGTPVENSLEELWSLFDVVFPNYLPNLEDFLHLPRKKIAKRIRPFILRRLKTDVLNELPEKIETIQSVGLLPEQKKLYAAYLAKLKQETLKHLDKNNFGQNKIRILAGLTRLRQLCCHPALFVEGYQGSSSKFEQLLEILDECQRLGRRVLIFSQFTKMLDIIGRTLGRQDIPYFYLDGQTPAAERVELCDRFNEGEQDIFLISLKAGGTGLNLTGADTVILYDLWWNPAVEQQAADRAHRMGQKNVVQVIKLVAHGTIEEKIYELQERKKNMIDEIIQPGKEPASTLTEQDIREILSMK, from the coding sequence ATGAGTTTTCATTTGACTAAAAAATCAATAAAGGAGATGTGCGGAGTTACTGCTTATCGCAGAGGAGAAGCCTACCTCAAAGCTAATCAGGTTGTGATTGAGCATTACGATTCTACCATTTGTGAGGCCGCTGTAAAGGGCGACTTTCACGTCATCCTTGAATCGAATGAAAGCGGCGATGCCCATGCCCAATGTTCCTGTCCGACACTCGGCTCTTTTACGAAGCATTGCCAACATATAGCTGCTGTCATGCTGTATGTCCAACAGCATCTTCTTTCGCTTGAATCAACGAACACCCAGACCACCGAAGAGGACACGATTTCTCAAGTGGACCTGCAGCTTACAAACGATATACTCGGCCTCTTTTCTAAAAAACAGCTAAAACTTAAAACAATTGAGACTCCCTTTGATTCTAGACAGCCGTTTGACGTTGAAATGATCTTTAAGCCCTTTCCAATTGATGATGGGAAATACCTATTTGGCGTTGAAATAAAAGCAGGACTTAAGCGAAAACTTATTGTCCAAAATCTTAGAGAATTTCTTGAAAAAATAGAACGAAAAGAACGCTATTTCTTTTCTCCTTCCTTTAGCTATGATCCTGAGGAACACTATATTCCTAAAGAAATCGGGATGATTCTGCAACAGCTAATACTCATCCATCATAACGAACAAGATTATCTTGATCGTCGCTTTAGTATCGATGTTACAGGGAAAAGACTGCTGCTTGTTCCTCCTGCTTCATGGGAAAACATGCTCCCGCTGCTGATTAGCTCTCCATTCGCTAAGATTGAACATAACGGTCACACAATCGAGGAAATTTTCCCTGTCTTTGAAAAAACACCGTTATATTTTGAATTTGATGAATCGCCTTCCAGTGGTTTTCAGTTAAGCGTTCTCGGGTTAACGAACATCACGGTAATGGAAGCTTATGGGTATATTCTTTCTGAGGATAAGATTCTTAAGCTATCTGCTGAAGACTGTCTAACGGTCGGCGGGTTAAAACAAACGCTTGATCGCACAGGAAAGCATCAATTTCAAATTCATGAATCGCAAATGGAGCATTATCTAGCAAAAGTCATCCCAGGTTTACGAAAGCTTGGTACGGTTCATATTTCAGAGGCGGTGACAGGACAGCTTGTCAAAAAGTCACTGAAAGCCAAACTATATTTAGATCGGGTTAATAATAATTTATTGGCAGGTTTAGAGTTCCACTATGGTCAGCTTGTCATTAACCCATTAGAAGAAGAAAATCATGAACGAAAATCCGGTGCCATCCTTATACGAGATAATGAAACAGAGGCAAAAATTCTGCAAATTATGGATGACAGTTCCTTCGCTAAAACAGAAGGCGGTTACTTCATGCATAACGAAGAGCTGGAATATCACTTTCTTTATCATGTCGTGCCCCAGATGAAGGATTTAGTCGAACTATTTGCAAGCACTTCTGTAAAAGCCCGGATTCATAGGAGTTCTCCTCGTCCTCGGATTCGAGTCGATGCAGATAATCGAACTGATTGGCTCGTGTTTCGCTTTGACTTAGAAGGGATCCCTGAATCTGAAATCAGTAATCTGCTTGGTTCACTTGAAGCAAAGCATAGATATTACCGCTTGCCTAATGGATCGCTAATGACGCTCGAAAGTACAGAATTAGCAGAAATTAAACGGTTAATGAAAGAATTAGACCTGGCTGAAAAAGATCTGGCACAAGAATTTCGCCTGCCGCTGGTAAGGGGATTCCAGCTGCTTGATTCATTAGAAGATAATCCATCTGTCAGCATCGGAGATTCTTTCCGTGAACTGGTTGAAACCATGAAAAATCCAAGTCAGTTAACCTTTGACCTGCCTAAAAGCCTTGAACATGTCCTCCGCGGCTACCAAAAGCAGGGCTTTCAGTGGTTAAAGACTCTTGCGCATTATCGGTTTGGTGGAATTCTTGCGGATGATATGGGACTCGGTAAGACATTACAAAGTATTGCTTATATGGTTTCCGTTCTGCCCGAAATTAGAAAATACAAACTACCGATACTAGTCGTTACTCCGTCATCACTTACCTATAATTGGTTGAATGAGCTGACTAAATTCTCCCCTGAGATTGAGGCGGTCATTGTTGATGGAGATCAAGCGGAGCGTAGACAAATACTTCGTGAAGCAACCGAAGTAGATGTGATTATTACCTCCTACCCGTTGTTGCGGAGTGATTTGACCGAATATAGCCGTCGATCGTTCCATAGTTTATTTTTAGACGAAGCACATACTTTCAAAAATCCGACCACCCAGACGGCAAAAGCGGTTAAAAAGTTAAAAGCTGACTACATTTTTGCCCTAACTGGAACACCTGTGGAGAATTCACTTGAGGAACTTTGGTCATTATTTGATGTCGTTTTCCCTAATTATTTACCGAATTTAGAAGACTTTCTTCACTTGCCTCGGAAAAAAATAGCGAAGCGTATTCGCCCGTTTATCCTGCGCCGCTTGAAAACGGATGTATTGAATGAATTGCCTGAGAAAATTGAGACTATTCAATCCGTTGGACTGCTTCCAGAACAGAAAAAGTTGTATGCTGCCTATCTAGCCAAGTTGAAACAAGAAACCTTAAAACATTTAGATAAAAACAATTTCGGGCAAAATAAAATCAGGATTCTAGCTGGATTAACCCGTCTTCGTCAGCTATGCTGTCATCCGGCGTTGTTCGTAGAAGGCTATCAAGGGAGCTCGTCTAAATTTGAACAGCTGCTGGAAATCCTTGATGAATGTCAGCGCTTAGGCAGACGGGTTCTCATTTTTTCACAGTTCACCAAAATGCTTGACATTATTGGCCGAACTTTAGGACGCCAAGACATTCCTTATTTCTACCTGGATGGTCAGACACCCGCAGCCGAACGGGTTGAGCTGTGCGACCGGTTTAACGAAGGCGAGCAGGACATCTTTTTAATTTCATTAAAAGCTGGGGGCACAGGTCTTAATTTAACTGGAGCGGACACGGTGATTCTCTATGATTTATGGTGGAATCCCGCTGTTGAGCAGCAAGCGGCAGACCGAGCACATCGGATGGGACAAAAGAATGTCGTTCAAGTCATTAAGCTCGTAGCTCATGGAACCATCGAAGAGAAAATATACGAACTCCAGGAACGAAAGAAAAACATGATTGATGAAATCATTCAGCCTGGCAAAGAACCTGCCTCCACCCTAACCGAACAGGACATACGAGAAATCTTGAGTATGAAGTAA
- a CDS encoding superoxide dismutase family protein translates to MKRLFFLPVSLGIMLTLAGCGSSEDTEDNKVVEDSEETSSQPTTEKESAVEKITVDLNNAEGDEVGKVNLEETDGGVRILLDAANLPKGTHAIHIHETGACEKPDFESAGGHFNPTNASHGTEHEKGAHAGDLPNIEVADDGTIKEELLAKGVTLKMDQENTLFDSDGSALVIHEKADDYKSQPSGDAGDRIACGEIGK, encoded by the coding sequence ATGAAACGTTTATTTTTTTTACCGGTTTCGTTAGGAATTATGCTGACGTTAGCAGGATGTGGGAGCAGCGAAGATACAGAAGATAACAAAGTGGTAGAAGATTCGGAAGAAACAAGTAGTCAACCAACTACTGAGAAAGAAAGTGCGGTTGAGAAAATCACTGTCGATCTGAATAATGCCGAAGGTGACGAAGTTGGAAAAGTTAATCTGGAAGAAACCGATGGTGGTGTCCGTATTTTGTTAGATGCTGCGAATTTACCAAAGGGAACACATGCGATACATATTCATGAAACAGGCGCTTGTGAAAAACCTGATTTTGAATCTGCAGGCGGACATTTTAATCCGACAAATGCGAGTCATGGAACGGAACATGAAAAAGGAGCACATGCAGGAGATTTACCTAATATTGAGGTAGCGGATGACGGAACAATCAAAGAGGAACTGCTAGCTAAAGGTGTTACGTTGAAAATGGATCAAGAAAATACATTGTTTGATTCAGATGGATCAGCACTTGTCATTCATGAAAAAGCGGATGACTATAAATCACAGCCTTCAGGTGATGCAGGAGATCGAATTGCTTGTGGTGAAATCGGGAAATAA
- a CDS encoding NAD(P)H-quinone oxidoreductase yields MKAVIVNQPGGAEQMQIQDYEKPKLQPGEILIHVKAAAINRTDILSREGKTGYMSNPILGIEVSGEVVDASPGVTFTAGTRVMGLVNGGGYAEYVTMPADRAIVVPDTLSFEEAAAIPEVYLTAYQTLFWLGQLKDADTVLIHAGGSGVGSAAIQLAKQMTKAKIIVTAGSEEKLAFCRSLGADITINYKEQDFDEEVLNATNNQGVDVILDFIGASYWEKNLKSIKTDGRWVLIGILGGTEVEKVNIMQLLLKRIHLKGTLLTPRSDEYKKELTEEFVQNALPLFEQKRVKAIVDSVFPLTDIQSAHKQMEANKNIGKIIIDVSL; encoded by the coding sequence ATGAAGGCAGTCATAGTTAACCAACCAGGCGGTGCTGAACAGATGCAGATACAGGATTACGAAAAACCAAAGCTGCAACCTGGAGAAATCTTAATACATGTTAAAGCAGCAGCGATTAATCGTACGGATATTCTTTCACGTGAAGGAAAAACCGGATATATGAGCAACCCTATTTTAGGCATTGAAGTATCTGGCGAAGTAGTGGATGCATCCCCCGGAGTCACCTTTACAGCGGGTACTCGTGTTATGGGACTCGTTAATGGCGGAGGTTACGCTGAATATGTCACCATGCCTGCTGACCGAGCAATCGTCGTTCCGGATACCCTTTCTTTTGAAGAAGCGGCAGCCATCCCAGAAGTCTATTTAACGGCTTATCAAACCCTATTTTGGTTAGGCCAGTTAAAAGATGCTGATACGGTCCTCATTCATGCCGGCGGAAGCGGTGTAGGCAGTGCAGCTATTCAATTAGCTAAGCAAATGACCAAGGCCAAAATCATTGTGACAGCGGGATCAGAAGAAAAACTAGCATTCTGTCGTTCACTCGGTGCAGATATAACCATTAATTATAAAGAACAAGACTTTGATGAGGAAGTGTTGAACGCAACCAATAATCAAGGAGTTGATGTCATTCTTGATTTTATCGGTGCCTCCTATTGGGAGAAAAACTTGAAAAGTATTAAAACGGACGGACGCTGGGTGCTTATCGGGATTTTGGGCGGTACAGAAGTAGAAAAAGTAAACATCATGCAGCTTTTATTAAAACGAATCCACCTAAAAGGGACTCTCTTAACACCTAGAAGTGACGAATACAAAAAAGAACTGACCGAGGAATTTGTTCAGAATGCCTTGCCTTTATTTGAACAGAAAAGAGTGAAAGCTATTGTAGATTCTGTCTTCCCTTTGACCGATATCCAATCTGCTCATAAACAAATGGAAGCAAATAAGAACATCGGAAAGATAATTATTGATGTAAGTTTATAA
- a CDS encoding alpha/beta hydrolase fold domain-containing protein, producing the protein MKKRVNPELAANLELFQDLDLRPENLPFIRERSVQTRPSAVADDALSLTDKIINGPDNQPLPLRIYRPKHSSETLPVLLWIHGGGYILGSIDEDDELCMNFVKEAECVVISVEYRLAPDHPYPAPIEDCYAALKWIADSADALHIDLNRIGVAGASAGGGLTAALTLLARDRNYPSLCFQMPLYPMIDDRNTTPSTNEIKEGFVWNQKSNETGWRMYLGDLYGTDDIPSYAAPARETDYSHLPYTYTCVGQLDPFRSETLTYVTKLAEAGVDVEFHLYPGAYHGFEGINPDAELSIRAKDEYILAVKNGFKRSAKVGV; encoded by the coding sequence ATGAAAAAACGAGTTAACCCAGAGTTAGCAGCTAATTTGGAGCTGTTTCAAGATCTCGATTTACGTCCAGAGAATCTACCCTTTATCAGAGAACGTTCAGTTCAAACGAGGCCGTCTGCTGTTGCAGATGATGCCCTTTCTCTCACAGATAAAATTATTAACGGTCCAGATAATCAACCGTTGCCTTTACGAATTTACCGGCCGAAACACAGTAGTGAAACCTTACCTGTCCTGTTATGGATTCATGGGGGTGGATATATCTTAGGGTCGATAGATGAAGATGACGAATTGTGTATGAATTTTGTAAAAGAAGCTGAATGCGTCGTTATTTCTGTAGAGTATCGCTTAGCTCCCGACCATCCATATCCTGCACCCATTGAGGATTGTTATGCAGCATTGAAGTGGATTGCTGACTCGGCAGACGCTTTACATATCGATTTGAATCGAATTGGTGTGGCTGGTGCGAGTGCTGGTGGTGGACTAACGGCAGCCTTAACTTTATTAGCCCGTGATCGAAACTATCCTTCACTTTGTTTCCAAATGCCGCTCTATCCAATGATTGACGATCGCAATACTACGCCTTCAACGAATGAGATTAAAGAGGGATTTGTCTGGAATCAAAAATCTAATGAAACTGGCTGGAGAATGTATTTAGGTGATTTATATGGAACAGATGACATTCCTTCCTATGCAGCTCCTGCTCGTGAAACAGACTATAGCCATTTACCCTATACGTATACGTGTGTCGGACAATTAGACCCCTTTCGCAGTGAAACATTAACCTATGTAACTAAACTTGCAGAAGCTGGTGTTGATGTAGAATTTCATTTATATCCTGGTGCCTATCATGGGTTCGAAGGAATCAATCCAGATGCTGAACTATCAATTCGTGCTAAAGATGAATATATCCTAGCTGTTAAGAATGGATTCAAACGTTCCGCAAAGGTAGGAGTTTAA
- a CDS encoding helix-turn-helix domain-containing protein, producing MLSTKEISEMLRVSEETVRRWIRNGELEATQDGKSYQIDKDWLEEFIQKKSVIPGTSLAKMQSLIEGIIGNPKTKDAAADFFSKSISKFMQGGDIFADLKPEPEYKAEPKAEPKPEPEFKAEPKPQFQSEPKLEKEDIEGQIESLNRLKKKLELEYQIKLLDLEGEIAVYERKLRNAAK from the coding sequence ATGTTAAGTACAAAAGAGATAAGTGAAATGTTACGTGTTTCAGAAGAAACCGTTCGCCGGTGGATTCGAAATGGTGAACTTGAGGCTACACAAGACGGTAAAAGTTATCAGATAGATAAAGATTGGCTGGAAGAGTTTATTCAAAAGAAATCAGTTATTCCAGGTACTTCGTTAGCGAAGATGCAGAGCCTAATCGAAGGGATTATCGGAAATCCTAAGACTAAGGACGCAGCAGCAGACTTCTTTAGTAAAAGCATAAGTAAATTTATGCAAGGCGGAGATATTTTCGCTGATCTTAAACCAGAACCAGAATATAAAGCTGAACCAAAGGCTGAGCCGAAACCGGAACCTGAGTTTAAAGCTGAACCAAAGCCTCAATTCCAGTCGGAACCAAAGCTTGAAAAAGAGGATATTGAAGGCCAAATCGAGTCATTAAACAGACTTAAAAAGAAACTGGAGCTTGAGTATCAAATCAAACTTCTTGACCTTGAAGGCGAAATTGCTGTCTACGAAAGAAAACTACGGAACGCAGCTAAATAA
- a CDS encoding GNAT family N-acetyltransferase, which produces MYKAEIDKELYLAILEPRHAQELFQLLDNSRDHISKWLTFPNKTKSVEDSLTFIEKSLRRLSKNNGYWAGIWYKGKMAGSIGFLYIDWDARKTEIGYWLGDEYLGMGLATKAAKAFINHSFEELDLRKVEINVASENGPSRAIPERLGFTKEGSIRNYEKVNGDYHDRILYGLLKDEWK; this is translated from the coding sequence ATGTATAAAGCGGAGATCGATAAAGAACTATATCTGGCCATTTTAGAACCAAGACACGCACAAGAACTGTTTCAACTGCTAGATAACAGTCGTGACCATATAAGCAAATGGCTTACTTTTCCTAACAAAACAAAAAGTGTAGAGGATTCTCTTACATTTATAGAAAAATCCTTGAGACGATTATCCAAAAATAATGGATACTGGGCCGGTATTTGGTATAAAGGAAAAATGGCTGGCTCCATTGGCTTCTTATATATTGACTGGGATGCAAGAAAGACCGAGATAGGCTACTGGCTCGGAGACGAATATTTAGGAATGGGGTTAGCTACAAAAGCAGCCAAAGCATTCATCAACCATTCGTTTGAGGAATTAGATCTAAGAAAAGTTGAAATAAATGTGGCAAGTGAAAACGGACCAAGCAGAGCCATCCCTGAACGTTTAGGCTTTACTAAAGAAGGCAGTATTCGCAACTATGAAAAGGTAAACGGAGACTATCATGATCGGATTCTTTATGGATTGCTCAAGGATGAATGGAAATGA
- a CDS encoding amino acid permease: protein MEWWQLSLIGVGCTIGTGYFLGSTIGIKTTGPSIIFSFVLASLGTYIVYRLLAKMTAADPHEGSFCYYANKAYGRWAGFSAGWNYWSSNILIMGSQLTALSILSQFWFPKIPLWIFASGFAIISIIVVLFGTKGFDRVENVLAVIKTAAIVMFIILAFFGIFGWFGLKGVEPPSFPNTYKELFPKGLKGFWTSLIYAFYAFGGIEVIGLMAMRLKKKEDAPKAGTIMLLCLTIIYVISLGLAVTMVSLDAFSEKESPFVTAMDSYHLGFFPHVFNGAIIIAGFSTMTASLFGVTNLLVTIAGDGNAPLFFANKIRNFKDLPLPALGLATLGLIGSIITALLLPGKIYEYITTAAGILILYNWAFIIISAFKVLKLNIMNKLTGWMGLLLIAAAVTGTLLEKEIRPGFFISLLFVVLIGLAAIFMKKRVWNKEKSLSDRARKSNMD from the coding sequence ATGGAGTGGTGGCAGCTGTCCCTAATTGGTGTCGGCTGTACAATTGGAACAGGTTATTTTCTTGGATCGACAATTGGGATAAAAACAACGGGGCCATCCATAATCTTTTCATTTGTTTTAGCTTCATTAGGTACATATATTGTTTACCGACTGCTTGCCAAAATGACAGCAGCAGATCCTCACGAAGGATCGTTTTGTTATTATGCAAATAAAGCATATGGACGTTGGGCTGGATTTAGCGCAGGTTGGAATTACTGGTCATCTAATATCTTAATTATGGGAAGTCAATTGACGGCGCTTTCCATCTTATCTCAGTTTTGGTTTCCAAAGATTCCGCTTTGGATTTTTGCCTCAGGTTTCGCCATTATCTCAATTATTGTCGTGTTGTTTGGGACTAAAGGGTTTGACAGAGTAGAAAATGTTCTGGCTGTAATAAAGACAGCAGCTATCGTGATGTTTATTATTCTTGCGTTTTTTGGGATATTCGGTTGGTTTGGTCTTAAGGGGGTTGAGCCGCCTTCATTCCCTAATACCTATAAAGAATTATTCCCGAAAGGACTAAAAGGATTTTGGACCTCTTTAATCTATGCCTTTTATGCATTTGGCGGGATAGAGGTCATTGGTCTGATGGCCATGCGTCTTAAAAAGAAAGAAGATGCACCAAAAGCAGGAACCATCATGCTTTTATGTTTAACGATTATCTATGTTATTTCCTTGGGGTTAGCGGTAACGATGGTTTCATTAGATGCATTTAGTGAAAAGGAAAGTCCCTTTGTAACGGCGATGGATAGTTATCATCTAGGGTTCTTTCCACATGTATTTAATGGAGCCATCATAATAGCCGGTTTTTCCACCATGACCGCATCTTTATTTGGTGTTACGAATTTATTAGTCACCATTGCGGGTGACGGAAATGCACCGCTTTTCTTTGCCAATAAAATAAGGAATTTTAAAGACTTGCCTTTGCCAGCACTTGGTCTTGCGACACTCGGACTCATTGGTTCGATCATTACAGCTTTATTGCTTCCAGGGAAAATTTATGAATACATTACGACTGCTGCAGGAATATTAATTTTGTACAACTGGGCCTTTATTATAATTTCTGCATTTAAAGTCCTTAAATTAAACATAATGAATAAGCTGACAGGCTGGATGGGTTTATTGTTAATTGCCGCCGCCGTAACAGGTACACTGCTTGAGAAAGAAATCAGGCCAGGATTCTTTATTAGCTTATTATTTGTTGTACTTATTGGACTGGCAGCCATTTTCATGAAGAAACGAGTCTGGAATAAAGAAAAGTCTCTGTCTGATCGGGCTCGCAAGTCGAATATGGATTAA
- a CDS encoding LysE family transporter: MSVNILFSYFVLGLTLAAPIGPVNSARLDKGLKNGFWHSWSVGIGGMMADAIFMLMVYVGLVKFLDIPIVQTFLWLFGGFVLLYSGIEGMFAAKKLTIDYRSKPDSLLKCFMVGFIMSITSPLSVLFWLGIYGSVLAKTAVTYGTSSLLVYTLMIFIGLTCWDIFVASLTTVFRRYLNDTSIKVISIISGLSLVGFGLYFGYQGITALLG, encoded by the coding sequence CTGAGTGTAAATATACTGTTTAGTTATTTTGTGTTAGGTCTTACGCTTGCGGCACCTATTGGTCCAGTCAATTCAGCGAGATTGGACAAGGGACTTAAAAATGGATTTTGGCATTCGTGGAGTGTTGGTATAGGTGGAATGATGGCAGATGCCATTTTTATGTTGATGGTCTATGTCGGATTAGTTAAGTTTTTAGATATTCCCATTGTACAGACGTTTTTGTGGTTATTTGGTGGATTTGTCTTGCTTTATTCAGGAATTGAAGGGATGTTTGCCGCTAAGAAATTAACCATTGATTATCGAAGCAAGCCTGATTCATTGTTAAAGTGCTTTATGGTTGGCTTTATTATGTCGATAACCAGTCCGCTTTCCGTTTTATTTTGGCTGGGGATATACGGATCAGTATTAGCAAAAACAGCGGTAACCTATGGAACAAGTTCGTTACTTGTATATACCTTAATGATTTTTATCGGCCTTACATGCTGGGATATCTTTGTGGCATCATTGACTACCGTTTTTAGAAGATATCTTAATGATACAAGTATAAAAGTTATCTCCATTATATCCGGTCTATCACTAGTAGGGTTTGGTTTGTACTTTGGTTATCAAGGGATAACGGCTTTATTGGGTTAG
- a CDS encoding DUF3021 domain-containing protein, giving the protein MGSKLLKRAWAGLGYSMVVVFIILTVIVVIKAEVSVQEIWLSVVGAMVISLYFCMASLIFENDNWSPLKQLSVHFSLSVLVYFPMAMYIGWLPAGIWPFAAAFVCFIITYTIFWLSFRAYFKKQEEELNQTIGKREESGEN; this is encoded by the coding sequence ATGGGAAGTAAGCTTTTAAAGCGAGCTTGGGCGGGTCTTGGATATTCGATGGTAGTCGTATTTATCATACTCACCGTGATTGTCGTAATTAAGGCGGAAGTTAGTGTACAGGAAATTTGGCTAAGTGTAGTAGGTGCGATGGTAATCAGTTTATATTTCTGCATGGCTTCGTTAATTTTTGAAAATGACAACTGGAGTCCGCTGAAACAGTTAAGTGTTCACTTTTCTTTATCAGTCCTTGTTTATTTTCCCATGGCGATGTATATTGGCTGGCTTCCAGCCGGGATATGGCCTTTTGCAGCTGCTTTTGTTTGTTTCATCATTACGTATACGATTTTTTGGTTGAGCTTTCGGGCGTATTTTAAAAAACAAGAAGAAGAACTAAATCAAACAATTGGAAAAAGGGAAGAGAGTGGAGAAAACTAA
- a CDS encoding LytTR family DNA-binding domain-containing protein, whose translation MKVNIDLDDQYDELTITIQAKEMTPELAEIIRKLHIQSSKRLVGVEEDKTILLSPSEVDYVFAEKRKVYGVSGRRKIEMKLKLYELEELLVPQRFMRFSKSVIGNLDQIDHFELTFNGILCVHFKSGTKEYVSRSYVAELKKKLILGGGEDGK comes from the coding sequence ATGAAAGTGAATATCGACTTAGATGATCAATACGACGAGTTGACGATTACCATTCAGGCTAAAGAAATGACTCCGGAGTTGGCAGAAATCATTCGGAAATTACACATTCAATCGTCAAAGCGTCTCGTAGGCGTTGAGGAGGATAAGACCATTCTCTTAAGCCCGAGCGAGGTAGATTATGTATTCGCTGAAAAACGCAAGGTGTATGGTGTCAGCGGCCGCCGGAAGATTGAAATGAAGTTGAAGCTTTACGAGCTGGAGGAACTGTTAGTCCCCCAGCGGTTTATGAGATTTTCGAAATCAGTTATCGGAAACCTCGACCAAATTGATCATTTTGAATTGACCTTCAACGGCATTCTTTGTGTACATTTTAAATCAGGCACAAAAGAATATGTCTCACGCAGTTATGTCGCTGAGCTAAAGAAAAAATTAATTCTCGGAGGTGGAGAGGATGGGAAGTAA
- a CDS encoding DUF7010 family protein: MDTKLNHLQKDVIQTAKKGFPLVLSGAFVFFLIALFPFFFSMKIVGVIWILALIVIFPLGVAVGRCMKINVLVIENPIGMLAAVVAAPQAFFIPVFILVYLQIPEYLPFTIGLLTGSHFFPYIWIYKSKTYGFIAFTTSVSSLILGWFVVDQAYIVVPLMISIVFTIGAFCISRELRKE, encoded by the coding sequence ATGGATACTAAGCTAAACCACTTACAAAAGGATGTTATCCAAACCGCAAAAAAAGGGTTTCCACTTGTACTTTCTGGAGCCTTTGTTTTTTTTCTTATTGCTCTTTTTCCATTCTTTTTTTCAATGAAGATCGTAGGCGTTATTTGGATTCTTGCCTTGATTGTTATCTTTCCGTTAGGGGTAGCCGTTGGCAGATGTATGAAAATCAATGTATTAGTTATTGAGAATCCAATTGGAATGTTAGCGGCAGTAGTTGCAGCTCCGCAGGCTTTTTTTATCCCGGTTTTTATACTTGTCTACCTTCAAATTCCCGAGTATTTACCTTTTACGATTGGTTTATTAACGGGTTCTCACTTTTTTCCTTATATTTGGATTTATAAAAGTAAGACATATGGATTTATTGCCTTCACAACGAGCGTGTCATCACTCATTCTAGGATGGTTTGTGGTCGATCAAGCGTATATCGTCGTTCCTTTAATGATTTCCATCGTGTTTACCATCGGTGCATTTTGTATCAGTAGAGAGCTTAGAAAAGAATAA